Proteins encoded together in one Crocosphaera subtropica ATCC 51142 window:
- a CDS encoding MarR family transcriptional regulator has product MKRRNIASVDQDTGEVLDGVVVYCGVKQNPYSTGWVMNSQEALELLATDKDLKGETYRVLLLLLSRLDFENWIQVTQNEISEKLEMKKPNVSRAISVLEEKGIILRGPKVGRSYAFRLNPYYGWKGKVKNLNDYRREEDDQRRRDLKERHLKAVENATKSDQPE; this is encoded by the coding sequence ATGAAACGTAGAAATATAGCCTCGGTAGATCAAGACACAGGCGAAGTTTTAGATGGAGTAGTAGTTTATTGTGGAGTTAAGCAGAATCCTTATTCAACGGGTTGGGTCATGAATAGTCAAGAAGCATTAGAACTCCTAGCCACTGATAAAGACCTTAAAGGTGAAACTTATAGGGTTCTTTTACTTTTGCTATCCCGTCTCGACTTTGAAAACTGGATTCAAGTCACTCAAAATGAAATTTCAGAAAAGCTTGAGATGAAAAAGCCTAATGTTTCTAGGGCTATTTCTGTTCTTGAAGAGAAAGGGATTATTCTCAGAGGTCCCAAAGTTGGACGCTCCTATGCTTTTCGATTAAATCCCTACTACGGCTGGAAAGGCAAAGTTAAAAACCTCAACGACTACCGCCGAGAAGAAGATGACCAAAGACGCAGAGACTTGAAAGAAAGACACTTAAAAGCCGTTGAAAACGCCAC